From a region of the Arachis ipaensis cultivar K30076 chromosome B09, Araip1.1, whole genome shotgun sequence genome:
- the LOC107616945 gene encoding homogentisate 1,2-dioxygenase-like, with amino-acid sequence MQVLFDKILTLTTEHLNYHVNKLTVMYKDQLICCFFLGANGLASPRNFLEDKFNPGYTIVQNFGGELFVAVLDFSPFDVVAWHGNYVPYKYDLNKFCPYNTVLFDHSDPSIKTGRCCDHEVYEYGCL; translated from the exons ATGCAAGTTTTGTTTGATAAAATTTTAACGTTAACAACTGAACATCTAAATTACCACGTGAATAAACTAACTGTAATGTATAAAGATCAATTGATCTGCTGTTTTTTTTTAGGTGCTAATGGTCTTGCATCTCCAAGGAATTTTCTTGAAGATAAATTCAATCCTGGATACACTATAGTGCAGAATTTTGGTGGTGAACTATTTGTTGCAGTCCTGGATTTCTCTCCCTTCGATGTTGTTGCTTGGCATGGTAATTATGTTCCATATAAG TATGATCTAAACAAATTCTGCCCTTACAATACTGTTCTGTTCGATCACAGTGATCCCTCGATAAAAACTG GAAGATGTTGCGATCATGAAGTATATGAATACGGATGCCTATAG